From the genome of Spinacia oleracea cultivar Varoflay chromosome 2, BTI_SOV_V1, whole genome shotgun sequence, one region includes:
- the LOC110778358 gene encoding probable phospholipase A2 homolog 1 — translation MREERLPQNVVSKQRFTLFLVFSLLIVAADSATTDSQIQCSKRCIALNCDNVGIKYGKFCGVGYSGCPGEKPCDDVDACCEIHDNCVDKHGMTNIKCHEKFKRCIKKAHKSGKAGFSKDCPYNVVVPTMVQGMDMAILMSQFASPRIEL, via the exons ATGCGGGAAGAAAGACTTCCTCAAAACGTCGTCTCTAAGCAACGATTCACTCTCTTcctcgttttctctctcctcatcgtCGCCGCCGATTCCGCCACCACCGATTCACAG ATCCAATGCAGCAAAAGATGCATAGCTTTAAATTGTGATA ATGTTGGAATTAAGTATGGGAAATTCTGTGGGGTAGGGTATAGTGGATGTCCAGGAGAGAAGCCTTGCGACGATGTTGATGCTTGTTGCGAAATCCATGACAATTGTGTTGACAAACATG GTATGACAAACATAAAATGCCACGAAAAGTTCAAGAGATGCATCAAGAAAGCGCATAAATCTGGAAAGGCTGGTTTTTCAAAAGATTGCCCTTATAATGTTGTGGTGCCTACCATGGTACAAGGAATGGATATGGCTATTTTAATGAGCCAATTTGCTTCTCCAAGGATTGAACTTTAG